CGGTGTCCAGTCTCCTATTCTCAGGTAAAACAGTGCATATATATTCGTTGAACGATGTAATAATCTTATTTACGACATGAGCGACTTGACGCTCTGGATAGTTTTGTGTCATAAATTTCATAGCATCATGCACAACCTGGTGCACACGAATGAAGTGGCCACTGTGGTTATCTTCGAAAAGTAAAAGTGAACATTTTCTAAATTTAAGGCGAATTGGTTCCTTGTCTGCTTCATCGAAGTTTTCGTTTACATTCATCATGTAGCTAATTACTATTTCCACGCTGATTGGTCCTGGTGCGCAGAGGCCAATGAAAGTGAAAAGGTGTTTTACAAATTTGTCGGATTTCGCTAGCTTTTCAACGGCGAGCTTTGTAACACTTGTCATTGTCTTTGGGTATATTGGGTTGGTGTTGGCAAGAGTATCCTCTGTAACTTCCCGTTTACCTTTCTCCAGAATCTTTAGGTACTCATCCCAGCCGAAATGACTCGATGTCTCATCCTGACGGATCTCTTTGACGAAGACGGCAGCGCCTGCTAAAGCCAGGGGTTGATAGTCCAGTTTTTGTGCCACTTTTGTCATTAGCTCATGATCTCCATCTGGGATCCCAGAAAGCCTTGATAAAAATGAACGAGCATCATCGGGCTCCATTCCTTTGCTCACTGAGATATGACCAACAAAAGAGGTCTTTGCAGGAATAGACGTTGTGTCCTGGGTCGTAATCAGCAACTGACCCCTTGCCCAGGCCTCGTTTCCTGGCTCAGGTAAATGGACATGCACTGATGACATATTAGTGACATTGTCAACCACCAGTAGCCACGACGTGTAGCAGCTAACTTTTACAGCAATAAGCATTTTAAGATTTGCGATCTTTTCCTCCACGTTCCAATCCTTCGAGCTAAGGGTTTCCATAACTGAATAATCTGGGCATTTCAAATGGCGAGCAAATGAGGCATACGAATCCAGAAGTGAATCTGGACTTGTAGCATTTAAGGTCATCACAAATGTAGATCCGCATGGCATTTCTTTGGCTTCGTCAAAGAATATCTTAGCTACGAGGCCAGCTAGCTGTGATTTTCCGCTTCCAGGATTCCCTGAGATGTATACATAACTCAACCTGTTGTCACTGGATTCATTTAGTTCCCTCAGCTGTTGGACTATTTTGGCTACTTCACTTTCACGACCACCGATTTCATGCGAGGGTTTGGGAGGGAGGACACAGAATAAAGGTGCTTCATTTTGGAGCTGATCTTCAAGGACCTGGCGCTGACCCTCTTTTTCTTGAACTTCTTGCTTCAGATTATCAACTTCTTTGAGGACCTTTGTTAAATCTTTTGTTGGAAAAGTTTTCTGACACCTTAGGTCTTGAATATTTTCAGTGGGAAGACCAAGCGCTTGAAATGCAACATGAACTTTGGTAATAGCATTCTGAAAATCTATCTCAGAGAGACTACCTTGTGACATGTGAGCGAATTCTTCATTCCTGAAATTTCTTAGATCATCCACATTTTTACTGACTATTGCGCTAAGACGTGGCCCGACGCAATCAGAGAAAAGGATAGCGTAAAACAGCTTTGTACAGTCCCATTCCCCTCTGTTTCCGTTTTTGATAGTGGCCAAAAGATGGGCGTTTCTTTTTTGATTTCGAGGAAACTCTCCGTTGTAAAAGTCCATTCCATTACGACGTTCGTCTTTCCATTctccttttgttgttttgtacaGTTTGTCCCATTCTTGTTTAAATATTTCTCTCAGACCCTCCGCCAGTATATCAGTAGTTAGACAACAAATTCTGTAATAGTTAAGCTGTTCATCGGTATATTCTTTTGAATGAGCCATGGTTGATGCACTTTTGATGCTTGGAACCTTTTGGGGAAAAATCCTTTCTATTAGCATGCAAATAGctaaaaatacgaaaaaaattaatcaaaacaaTATCGTAGGGGATTCCATAAAACAGTCTATGTAGCACAAAATGTAGTATAGAAGAGTTGATTAAGGAACGGTTGAAATTAAAGTccacacagtaatttttaaagggttataataactcctctagtggggatAATTTAACACCTTaccgtggagttattttttggggagttattttaactccaaaaaggaatttaaataactctttttcaggagtaaaaatgaccgcGGATATAAAAGGAGTTATCcggtacctaaaatttttactctactttcagagttaaagtaactccaaaaagagtaataACAACctatgtaaggagtaaaaataaacccatttcggagttattttaactccagactgagcgtaaaagaactctttttcaggagtaaaaatgaccccaaatttttagttaaattaggagttaaagtaaccctaAAAAAgaggttatcctgtacctaaaatgtttactccatttttggagttacaATAACTCactaaaaattactgtgcaaTTGCGGACTGTAAAGTACAATCACAACTTTTAATCATTAAACAAGGAAATTTCGTTAATAGCGGGTATGCAACTTTAAACCCTAATGACTGTAAGAAGAAACTAAAGGAAAGCTTTAAATTTTCATTGCACCTAAAACATGATCTGGTTATATGTTTATAAAATCTGGGTGTTAAAGTAACAACCGTCTCTGAAAGATACATTTTATACATATATACGTAGCAAGCAATTGTAATACACTTGCCCCACGGAATGACGATAAAACCTTTTTAAGTGATATTTCCGAGGTTAAAAGGCGTTTAAAAATGGTATacaggtaaaaaataaaatggaaggTGAAAGGGCATatgataaaacatggact
The genomic region above belongs to Porites lutea chromosome 12, jaPorLute2.1, whole genome shotgun sequence and contains:
- the LOC140921740 gene encoding uncharacterized protein codes for the protein MAHSKEYTDEQLNYYRICCLTTDILAEGLREIFKQEWDKLYKTTKGEWKDERRNGMDFYNGEFPRNQKRNAHLLATIKNGNRGEWDCTKLFYAILFSDCVGPRLSAIVSKNVDDLRNFRNEEFAHMSQGSLSEIDFQNAITKVHVAFQALGLPTENIQDLRCQKTFPTKDLTKVLKEVDNLKQEVQEKEGQRQVLEDQLQNEAPLFCVLPPKPSHEIGGRESEVAKIVQQLRELNESSDNRLSYVYISGNPGSGKSQLAGLVAKIFFDEAKEMPCGSTFVMTLNATSPDSLLDSYASFARHLKCPDYSVMETLSSKDWNVEEKIANLKMLIAVKVSCYTSWLLVVDNVTNMSSVHVHLPEPGNEAWARGQLLITTQDTTSIPAKTSFVGHISVSKGMEPDDARSFLSRLSGIPDGDHELMTKVAQKLDYQPLALAGAAVFVKEIRQDETSSHFGWDEYLKILEKGKREVTEDTLANTNPIYPKTMTSVTKLAVEKLAKSDKFVKHLFTFIGLCAPGPISVEIVISYMMNVNENFDEADKEPIRLKFRKCSLLLFEDNHSGHFIRVHQVVHDAMKFMTQNYPERQVAHVVNKIITSFNEYICTVLPENRRLDTVHIAPHLKALTMVTDEVFFKEYLHDKGISEKFENLAEICKMHCEFNEAKKYLEHSLTFRLKEFGPEHVYVARSFNNLAMICKDLGGFQEAKEYQHRALAIQLEKLGPEHVDVARGFNDLALIYKDLGVFQQAKEYQHRALAIQLEKLGPEHVDVAKSLNDLALTYKDLGDFQQAKDYQHRALAIQLKKIGPGHFHVARSYNNLALIYQALGDFKQAKEDQQRALDIDVARLGPEHVDVARDYNNLGLIYYCLGDLETTKDYQQRALTIDFAKLGPEHVDVARDYHNLASTCLCLGELEQAIDYQKRALAIDVAKVGPEHVDVARSYNNLALINRALGNFEQAKECQQRALVIQIDKMGPDHVEVATSYNNLASMYRQLGDLDKAKELHQSALAIRLEKLGAEHVSVATSYTNLATIYHDFGELEQAKEYQSRALAIQVDKLGLNHVDVARSVNNLGIICRALGNFR